From Desertifilum tharense IPPAS B-1220, one genomic window encodes:
- a CDS encoding MBL fold metallo-hydrolase produces MQTSLSSEFVIQFWGVRGSIPAPGSETVRYGGNTSCVELRVGGKRLVFDGGTGLRMLANHLASQMPVELYMFFTHYHWDHIQGIPFFLPIFTPGNCCHIYGTTPPDAESLKKHFLDRVLHANSPVPTPQIQADLKFYDLEPGNVMQLDDITIETGHLNHPNGAMGYRITWQDQTVVYCTDTEHYPDRLDEDVLHLCRDADVLIYDAMYTDEEYHNPKSPKVGWGHSTWQEGVKLAKAAGVKRLVIFHHEPNHDDDSLDRIAEEVKAAFPAGVLAREGMILPAIEQEVAIQC; encoded by the coding sequence ATGCAAACTAGTCTTTCCTCCGAGTTTGTTATCCAGTTTTGGGGCGTTCGAGGGAGCATTCCTGCCCCAGGCTCAGAAACCGTTCGCTATGGGGGTAATACCTCTTGCGTTGAGTTGCGCGTGGGCGGCAAACGCCTGGTTTTTGATGGCGGTACTGGACTGAGAATGTTAGCCAATCATTTGGCTTCACAAATGCCTGTAGAACTCTATATGTTCTTTACCCATTACCATTGGGACCATATCCAAGGCATTCCGTTTTTCCTGCCGATTTTTACCCCTGGAAATTGCTGTCATATCTACGGGACAACTCCCCCGGATGCTGAATCGCTGAAAAAGCACTTTCTCGATCGGGTCCTTCACGCCAATTCTCCGGTTCCGACTCCCCAAATTCAGGCCGATCTTAAGTTTTATGACCTAGAACCGGGCAATGTCATGCAGCTTGATGACATTACGATTGAGACGGGTCATTTGAATCACCCGAATGGCGCAATGGGATATCGGATTACCTGGCAAGACCAGACGGTGGTTTACTGTACGGACACGGAACATTATCCGGATCGGCTGGATGAAGATGTTTTACACCTCTGTCGGGATGCAGATGTTTTGATTTACGACGCGATGTATACCGATGAAGAGTATCACAATCCCAAGTCTCCAAAAGTGGGCTGGGGTCACTCCACTTGGCAAGAGGGGGTTAAGCTGGCTAAGGCTGCCGGGGTGAAGCGGTTGGTGATTTTTCACCACGAACCTAACCACGATGATGATAGCCTCGATCGGATTGCTGAGGAAGTGAAGGCGGCTTTCCCTGCTGGCGTTTTGGCTCGCGAAGGTATGATTTTACCCGCGATCGAACAGGAGGTGGCGATTCAGTGTTAG
- the pgmB gene encoding beta-phosphoglucomutase has translation MLYSLDRPADNPQDSTDYLGWNIVETELNPSRLHSQETVFTLGNGYLGTRGSFEEGYPGDCAVTLIHGVYDDVPVVYTELANCPNWLPLQIKVGESEFRLDRGEILAYERRLDLRLGLLSRDVRWRSPEGHTLIFHFERFASLADRHVLALRVSVTAVDYQGAIEVTCGFDDQPHNQGVFHWQTLAWGGSHSTLELQSKTLASGIELGMVAHLAVLGSDRPVQLSPDGQHLQCRFDLQPGQQVTLEKTVTLFTSRETPTPLADARDRLNREPCYSTLLAAHIAAWAEVWQQCDVVIEGDLQAQLSVRYNLFQLLVVAPRQDDRVSIPAKTLSGFAYRGHVFWDTEIFIVPFLTLTQPALAKNLLNYRYNTLPGARRKAQEAGYEGAMYAWESATTGDEVTPRWVTGKDGEAIRIWCGDIEVHITSDVAYAVWHYWQMTGDDRWMRDRGAEMILDTAIFWGSRVVWNAERQSYEILDVIGPDENHDRVDNNAFTNVMAQWHLQKALTLWDWLKRAYPETATQLQQQLGLTPERLQHWIDIAQHLRLVQDPQTGLIEQFDGFFQLEDINWADYESRTTSLQGLLGIEATSQRQILKQADVLMLLYLLRERYSPEVVQANWDYYTPRTDHAYGSSLGPAIHAILACDLNSPAEAYTHFMRAALVDLEDVRGNAAEGIHAASAGGVWQAAIFGFGGVRLTQFGPVACPSLPPGWTRLKFRLQWHNQRYEFDIRPENVQVSVVPISPESHLLPTEPSVSQDLALKGAIFDLDGVITDTAHYHYLAWKQLADEEGIPFDEQANEAMRGLPRRESLLRVLGDRTASEAKMQEMMESKNRYYVELLDRVSSADLLPGVAELLDELRSMGVKISLGSSSKNARMVLERLGIAECFDAIADGYSVSQPKPAPDLFQFAAQQLGLSPEECVVFEDAEAGIEGALAAGMWAVGLGPVQRVGKAHLVLSTLEGKRWVALKRQMAQPVAV, from the coding sequence ATGCTTTATTCTTTGGATCGCCCTGCTGACAACCCGCAAGACTCAACAGATTATTTGGGTTGGAACATTGTTGAAACTGAACTGAATCCCTCTCGCCTCCATTCCCAAGAAACTGTTTTTACCCTTGGAAATGGTTATCTAGGCACGCGAGGAAGCTTTGAAGAAGGCTATCCCGGCGATTGCGCCGTCACCCTCATTCATGGCGTGTATGACGATGTTCCCGTCGTCTATACCGAACTTGCCAACTGTCCCAACTGGCTGCCGCTACAGATTAAAGTAGGAGAATCCGAATTTCGCCTCGATCGCGGTGAAATTTTAGCCTACGAACGACGCTTAGACTTGCGTTTAGGATTGCTCAGTCGCGATGTGCGCTGGCGTTCTCCAGAAGGACATACCCTAATCTTCCACTTTGAACGATTTGCCAGTTTAGCCGATCGGCACGTCCTAGCGCTGCGCGTTTCGGTGACTGCGGTTGATTATCAGGGTGCGATTGAAGTCACCTGCGGATTTGACGATCAACCCCACAACCAGGGCGTTTTCCACTGGCAAACCTTAGCTTGGGGGGGTAGCCACTCAACCCTAGAGTTACAAAGTAAAACCTTGGCTTCTGGGATTGAATTGGGAATGGTTGCCCATCTAGCCGTTTTGGGGAGCGATCGCCCCGTACAATTATCGCCAGACGGTCAACACTTGCAATGCCGCTTCGATCTCCAACCCGGTCAGCAAGTCACCCTAGAAAAAACCGTCACCCTATTTACCTCGCGAGAGACACCTACCCCCCTAGCCGACGCCCGCGATCGCCTCAACCGCGAACCCTGCTATAGCACCCTATTAGCCGCCCATATTGCAGCCTGGGCAGAGGTTTGGCAACAGTGCGATGTGGTCATCGAAGGCGACCTGCAAGCCCAACTCAGCGTCCGTTATAACCTGTTTCAACTGCTCGTCGTTGCCCCCCGCCAGGACGATCGCGTGAGCATCCCCGCCAAAACCCTATCCGGTTTTGCCTATCGGGGTCATGTTTTTTGGGATACGGAAATCTTTATCGTTCCCTTCCTCACCCTCACGCAGCCAGCCTTGGCGAAAAACCTGCTCAACTATCGCTACAACACCCTACCGGGGGCGCGACGCAAGGCCCAAGAAGCCGGGTATGAGGGGGCGATGTATGCCTGGGAAAGCGCCACAACAGGCGATGAAGTGACACCGCGCTGGGTAACGGGCAAAGACGGCGAAGCGATCCGCATTTGGTGCGGAGATATTGAAGTTCACATTACTAGCGATGTGGCTTACGCTGTATGGCATTACTGGCAAATGACTGGGGACGATCGGTGGATGCGCGATCGCGGTGCAGAAATGATCCTCGATACGGCGATATTCTGGGGAAGCCGCGTGGTTTGGAATGCCGAACGCCAAAGTTACGAAATCTTGGATGTCATTGGACCCGATGAAAACCACGATCGCGTCGATAATAACGCCTTTACCAACGTGATGGCCCAGTGGCACCTGCAAAAAGCCCTGACTCTGTGGGATTGGTTAAAACGGGCGTATCCCGAAACCGCCACCCAACTCCAGCAACAACTCGGCTTAACCCCAGAACGCCTGCAACACTGGATCGACATTGCCCAACATCTGCGCCTCGTCCAAGATCCGCAAACGGGTTTAATTGAGCAGTTTGACGGCTTCTTCCAACTCGAAGATATTAATTGGGCAGATTACGAATCTCGCACCACCTCGCTACAAGGTTTGTTAGGCATTGAAGCCACCAGCCAGCGGCAAATTCTCAAACAAGCCGATGTATTGATGCTGCTGTACTTATTGCGCGAACGCTATAGCCCGGAAGTGGTACAAGCCAACTGGGATTATTATACGCCGCGCACCGATCACGCCTATGGCTCTTCCCTGGGGCCGGCCATTCATGCCATTCTGGCTTGCGATCTTAACTCGCCTGCGGAAGCCTATACCCACTTTATGCGGGCGGCGTTAGTGGATTTAGAAGATGTGCGGGGAAATGCGGCTGAAGGTATTCACGCAGCATCTGCCGGGGGCGTTTGGCAAGCGGCTATCTTTGGATTTGGGGGAGTTCGCCTGACTCAATTTGGACCAGTGGCTTGTCCGAGTCTACCGCCCGGTTGGACGCGCCTCAAGTTCCGCTTGCAATGGCACAACCAGCGCTACGAGTTTGATATTCGCCCTGAAAATGTGCAAGTATCTGTGGTTCCCATCTCCCCAGAAAGTCACCTCCTGCCGACAGAACCGTCCGTTTCTCAGGATCTCGCCTTGAAGGGCGCAATTTTCGACCTCGATGGCGTGATTACGGATACCGCCCATTACCATTATTTGGCCTGGAAGCAGTTAGCCGACGAAGAAGGAATTCCTTTTGACGAACAGGCGAATGAGGCGATGCGCGGTTTACCCCGTCGGGAGTCGTTGCTGCGGGTTTTAGGCGATCGCACTGCCAGCGAAGCCAAAATGCAGGAGATGATGGAAAGCAAGAACCGCTACTATGTAGAGTTGCTGGATCGGGTTTCTAGCGCCGATCTCTTACCGGGTGTAGCAGAACTCTTAGATGAGTTACGTTCTATGGGGGTGAAAATTTCCCTCGGATCTTCAAGTAAGAATGCCCGCATGGTGTTAGAACGGTTGGGCATTGCTGAATGCTTTGATGCGATCGCCGATGGCTATAGCGTCTCGCAACCCAAACCCGCCCCGGATCTATTCCAATTTGCCGCCCAACAGTTGGGCCTCTCGCCGGAAGAATGCGTCGTCTTTGAAGATGCAGAAGCCGGAATTGAAGGGGCTTTAGCTGCTGGGATGTGGGCAGTGGGTTTAGGTCCAGTACAGCGCGTTGGGAAAGCCCATCTCGTCCTATCTACGCTAGAAGGTAAACGTTGGGTTGCTTTGAAGCGCCAAATGGCTCAACCTGTAGCTGTTTAG
- the mgsA gene encoding methylglyoxal synthase, with product MSPTVVLIAHDRKKDELVALIQLHFALFSDCRLLTTQATGARIAETTGLSISSTLSGSLGGDLQVAAQIAGGQVNAAIFLLDPLYAQPHEPDIQALLRICNIYNVPLATNLATASIVVNSLETEATS from the coding sequence ATGTCCCCTACTGTTGTTCTAATTGCTCACGATCGCAAAAAAGATGAGTTGGTTGCTTTGATTCAGCTTCATTTTGCGCTCTTTAGCGATTGCAGACTCCTAACCACTCAAGCCACGGGCGCTAGAATTGCAGAGACTACAGGCTTAAGCATTTCTTCTACGCTATCGGGTTCGTTAGGTGGAGATTTACAAGTTGCGGCTCAAATTGCTGGCGGCCAAGTGAATGCGGCGATCTTTTTACTCGATCCGCTTTACGCTCAACCTCACGAGCCAGACATTCAAGCTTTGTTACGCATTTGTAATATTTATAATGTCCCCTTGGCAACGAATTTAGCAACGGCGAGTATAGTTGTCAATTCTTTAGAGACTGAAGCAACTTCTTAA
- the aroC gene encoding chorismate synthase, whose translation MGNSFGHFFRVTTFGESHGGGVGAIVDGCPPRVEISVEEIQQELDRRRPGQSKITTPRKEADTCEILSGVFEGKTLGTPIAILVRNQDTRPQDYQEMAETYRPSHADATYEMKYGIRNWQGGGRSSARETIGRVAAGAIAKKILKIAANVEIVGYVKRIQHLEGQVDPQTVTLAQVESNIVRCPDSECAPRMIELIEQIGRQGDSVGGVVECIIRNCPPGLGMPVFDKLEADLAKAVMSLPASKGFEIGSGFAGTLMTGSQHNDAFYTDENGRLRTATNYSGGIQGGISNGEPISLRVAFKPTATIRKEQQTVNRQGEATLLAAKGRHDPCVLPRAVPMVEAMVALVLCDHLLRHQGQSGTLKF comes from the coding sequence ATGGGTAATAGCTTTGGGCATTTTTTTCGGGTGACAACCTTTGGCGAGTCGCACGGCGGTGGTGTAGGCGCGATCGTTGATGGGTGCCCTCCAAGAGTTGAAATTAGTGTAGAAGAAATTCAGCAGGAATTAGACCGCAGGCGACCGGGACAGAGTAAAATAACGACTCCTCGTAAAGAAGCAGATACCTGCGAGATCCTATCGGGCGTTTTTGAAGGCAAAACTCTCGGAACCCCGATCGCTATCTTAGTCCGCAACCAAGACACGCGGCCGCAAGATTACCAGGAAATGGCCGAAACCTATCGACCTTCCCACGCAGATGCCACCTATGAAATGAAGTATGGTATTCGCAATTGGCAAGGTGGGGGGCGTTCTTCCGCCAGAGAAACCATTGGTCGAGTTGCAGCAGGTGCGATCGCCAAAAAAATTCTTAAAATAGCAGCTAACGTAGAAATTGTCGGATACGTTAAACGCATTCAACACCTAGAAGGACAAGTCGATCCTCAAACCGTCACCCTCGCTCAAGTTGAAAGCAACATTGTTCGCTGTCCTGACTCAGAGTGCGCCCCCAGGATGATCGAATTAATCGAGCAAATTGGTCGCCAAGGAGACTCTGTAGGAGGCGTGGTAGAGTGTATTATCCGCAATTGCCCTCCGGGTTTAGGAATGCCTGTCTTTGACAAGCTAGAAGCCGATCTGGCTAAAGCAGTGATGTCTTTGCCGGCTTCCAAAGGGTTTGAGATTGGATCGGGGTTTGCAGGCACCTTAATGACGGGTAGCCAACATAACGATGCCTTCTATACGGATGAGAACGGTAGGCTTCGGACCGCCACCAATTATTCGGGTGGCATTCAAGGCGGGATTTCTAATGGGGAACCCATCTCCTTGAGAGTCGCCTTTAAACCAACTGCTACGATCCGAAAAGAACAACAAACCGTGAACCGTCAAGGTGAAGCCACCCTGTTAGCGGCCAAAGGTCGTCATGACCCTTGCGTTTTGCCTAGAGCCGTGCCTATGGTAGAAGCAATGGTCGCTCTGGTGTTATGCGATCACCTATTGCGGCATCAGGGTCAATCCGGAACATTAAAGTTTTGA
- a CDS encoding pentapeptide repeat-containing protein, which translates to MMSFNPQDFSNRDLRDRSFRGLDLSGADFSGSDLRGCDFREAILVGTNFSRVQTGQSRTPARLLIARAGAGAIAVTLAGAIAGVEAVVATGVVAGAIARGQTGILAAAIAGASAVTGCRGLLALFHGDFVQGSALSLGGAIAFSFAALLFLEALKTTEASGRTCFAKADLTQAIFDEATVQDTDFSGATLNQVSYRGTQITSTRLRFHPFPLLREQFFQHARKIRLESSAHPSNRTISLQASPSQKELAEPD; encoded by the coding sequence ATGATGTCGTTTAACCCACAGGATTTTTCTAACCGAGATTTGCGCGATCGCTCCTTTCGAGGTCTTGACTTGTCTGGTGCTGATTTTAGCGGGTCAGATTTGCGCGGGTGCGATTTTAGGGAAGCGATTTTGGTTGGAACCAATTTTAGTCGAGTGCAAACGGGGCAAAGCCGTACGCCTGCGCGCTTGTTAATTGCCCGTGCTGGGGCTGGTGCGATCGCAGTAACCTTAGCAGGTGCGATCGCAGGCGTTGAGGCGGTTGTGGCTACGGGGGTTGTGGCAGGTGCGATCGCTAGGGGACAAACCGGAATTCTGGCAGCCGCGATCGCAGGGGCTTCTGCTGTCACCGGATGTCGGGGGTTGCTGGCATTATTCCACGGAGATTTTGTTCAGGGAAGTGCTTTGAGTTTGGGTGGCGCGATCGCCTTTTCTTTTGCGGCTTTATTATTTTTAGAGGCTTTAAAAACGACGGAAGCTTCTGGCCGCACTTGCTTTGCCAAGGCTGACTTAACTCAAGCTATTTTTGATGAAGCCACTGTGCAAGATACGGACTTTTCTGGGGCAACTCTCAACCAAGTCAGCTATCGCGGAACTCAAATCACTAGCACTCGCTTGCGGTTCCATCCATTTCCCCTACTGCGCGAACAGTTCTTTCAACACGCCCGCAAAATTCGTCTAGAAAGTTCTGCACATCCTTCTAATCGCACAATATCGCTTCAAGCTTCTCCCTCTCAAAAAGAATTAGCTGAACCTGATTGA
- a CDS encoding ATP-binding protein has product MFSRQPRNFSPENPESTTYESSPIHQLGCIQPHGVLLVLQEPELQIMQVSENTQSLLGLSAEQLLGTLLLDWFETPQIESFQLSLNRENVQSLNPLKFILSRSHTPLVFDGIIHRYNHVLILELEPTFERDKINFLDFYHLIKHSTLLIQQSTHLQELYQVAVQEVRKLTGFDRVVLYQFREENHGIVVAEDKLPEADAWLGLHYPATDIPEQSRRMFFLNWIRAIPNTDYHPVRLVPEDRAVFDRPLDLSLAVLRSASPCHLEYLHNLGVKSSLTISLLKDNQLWGLIACHHQTPKYLPYVIRAACEFLGQSISLELTSKVETDDFEYKLSLKNIQAKLLEFMSQETHFFKGLLDYQPNLLDLVNAQGAALCLGDEIQCIGNTPSVPDIQKLVKWLATQPFENNCYQIPCLAKAYPEAVKYKQVASGILATPISRSQRKYIVWFRPEVIQTVNWAGNPYESFKIEENGKLVLCPRNSFALWKEQVECQSIPWKSCEIEAAIALRQATISIVIHKADELTHLNAALQESESREREKAQQLEHTLQQLQRTQTQLIQSEKMSSLGQLVAGVAHEINNPVNFVYGNLLYASSYTQSLIHLLELYAKHYPNPAREIQQEVEEIDLDFVIEDLPKLLSSMHLGAERIREIVQSLRNFSRLDESEMKSVDIHEGLESTLLILGNRLKFRADRPGIQIIKHYGDLPLVECYAGQLNQVFMNILANAIDVLEDYNRDRTLEEHRANPSIITISTEILDGNSSLGVPSVLIKIADNGPGIPEDVQPLLFDPFFTTKPIGKGTGIGLAISHQIVVEKHKGKLSCDSSTDRGAEFKIEIPIQAGVKP; this is encoded by the coding sequence ATGTTTAGTCGCCAACCCAGAAACTTTTCCCCAGAAAATCCTGAGTCTACTACCTATGAATCTTCCCCGATTCATCAACTGGGTTGTATCCAACCGCATGGAGTTCTCCTAGTTTTACAAGAACCTGAATTGCAAATTATGCAAGTCAGCGAAAATACACAATCTCTTCTGGGATTGTCTGCCGAGCAGTTACTAGGAACGCTGCTTTTAGATTGGTTTGAGACGCCCCAAATTGAATCGTTTCAGCTTTCCCTGAATCGAGAAAATGTTCAATCTCTGAATCCGTTAAAGTTTATTTTAAGCCGCAGCCACACGCCTCTGGTCTTTGATGGCATTATTCATCGCTATAATCATGTTCTTATTTTAGAGTTAGAGCCAACTTTCGAGCGCGATAAGATCAATTTTTTAGATTTTTATCATCTCATCAAACATTCAACTCTACTCATTCAACAATCAACTCACCTCCAAGAACTGTATCAAGTCGCGGTGCAAGAGGTTCGCAAACTTACCGGATTCGATCGAGTTGTTCTGTATCAATTTCGCGAAGAAAATCACGGCATTGTGGTTGCTGAAGATAAACTACCAGAAGCTGATGCTTGGCTGGGGTTGCATTATCCAGCTACAGATATTCCGGAACAATCGCGACGGATGTTTTTTCTGAATTGGATTCGAGCCATTCCTAACACTGATTATCACCCGGTTCGTCTCGTTCCCGAAGATCGTGCTGTTTTCGATCGCCCCTTAGATTTAAGTTTAGCCGTTCTGAGAAGCGCTTCCCCCTGCCATTTAGAATATCTTCATAACCTCGGCGTCAAATCATCTTTAACCATTTCTCTGCTGAAAGATAATCAACTTTGGGGATTAATTGCTTGTCACCATCAAACGCCCAAATACTTGCCCTATGTGATTCGGGCGGCTTGTGAATTCTTAGGACAATCGATTTCCTTAGAATTGACTTCTAAGGTGGAAACTGATGATTTTGAATACAAACTTAGCCTCAAAAATATTCAGGCTAAGTTGCTAGAATTCATGTCCCAAGAAACTCATTTTTTCAAAGGACTTTTGGACTACCAACCGAATCTTCTGGATTTGGTTAATGCTCAAGGTGCGGCCCTTTGTTTGGGAGATGAAATTCAATGTATTGGCAATACTCCCAGCGTCCCCGATATCCAAAAGCTTGTGAAATGGCTGGCTACCCAACCGTTTGAAAATAACTGCTATCAGATTCCCTGTTTAGCTAAAGCTTATCCAGAAGCGGTTAAATATAAACAAGTTGCTAGCGGAATTTTAGCAACTCCAATTTCTCGCAGCCAAAGAAAGTACATTGTGTGGTTTCGCCCGGAAGTAATTCAAACCGTGAATTGGGCAGGCAACCCTTATGAATCTTTTAAAATAGAAGAAAATGGTAAGTTGGTGTTGTGTCCGCGCAATTCCTTTGCATTGTGGAAAGAACAGGTAGAGTGTCAATCTATCCCCTGGAAATCGTGCGAAATTGAAGCAGCGATCGCACTTCGACAAGCAACGATTAGCATTGTCATTCATAAAGCTGATGAACTGACTCACCTCAACGCAGCTTTGCAAGAATCTGAAAGCCGAGAACGGGAAAAAGCGCAACAACTCGAACACACCCTACAGCAACTACAACGCACCCAAACTCAACTGATTCAAAGCGAAAAAATGTCGAGTTTAGGGCAACTTGTCGCTGGGGTTGCCCATGAAATCAATAATCCTGTTAACTTCGTTTATGGCAATTTGCTGTATGCCAGTTCTTACACTCAAAGCTTAATTCATCTTCTAGAGTTGTACGCCAAACATTACCCTAACCCTGCTAGGGAAATTCAGCAGGAAGTCGAAGAAATTGATTTAGACTTTGTAATTGAGGACTTACCTAAACTGCTCAGTTCAATGCATTTGGGAGCAGAACGGATTCGAGAAATTGTCCAATCCTTACGGAATTTTTCGCGGCTGGATGAAAGCGAAATGAAATCCGTTGATATCCATGAAGGTTTAGAAAGTACCCTGCTTATTTTAGGGAATCGGCTAAAATTCAGAGCGGATCGTCCGGGAATTCAAATCATTAAACATTATGGCGATTTACCCTTAGTAGAGTGCTATGCAGGACAACTCAACCAAGTCTTTATGAATATCCTGGCAAATGCCATTGATGTCTTAGAAGACTATAACCGCGATCGCACCCTCGAAGAACATCGAGCCAACCCTAGCATCATCACCATTTCTACCGAGATCCTCGATGGAAACTCTTCTCTCGGCGTTCCGTCAGTCTTAATTAAGATTGCTGATAATGGACCCGGTATTCCAGAGGACGTTCAACCCTTACTCTTCGATCCCTTTTTTACCACCAAACCCATTGGCAAAGGAACCGGAATTGGGTTAGCGATTAGCCATCAGATTGTTGTTGAAAAACATAAAGGAAAACTCAGTTGCGATTCTTCTACCGATCGCGGCGCTGAATTTAAGATTGAAATTCCAATTCAAGCCGGAGTCAAGCCTTAG